Part of the Variovorax paradoxus B4 genome, GACTCGCATGGGCTGTCGCCGCTGTTCACCATCGGGCTGGACCGCGGCCTGGCGCGCGTGTGCGCCGAGTGAACGCACGAACTTCCGGCAAGGACCTCGGGTCAGAAGATCTTGCTGACAAGCCGCGGATCCGGCTGCGCCATGCCGAAGAAACCGGAAAGTGCCAGACAGGGTTTGCAGCACCACCGTGCTGCAATGTACGTACGAAAGGTTTGACCATGTCGACAACCACCATTCGCCTGGACGACGATCTCAAAGAGCGTATCCCCGCAGCTGCGGACTTGGCAGGAAAAACTGCCCATGCTTTCATCGTCGATGCCATCGCTCGGACAGTCGAGCAAGTCGAAGCACAGGAAGAGCTGCATCGCATCGCC contains:
- a CDS encoding CopG family ribbon-helix-helix protein; this translates as MSTTTIRLDDDLKERIPAAADLAGKTAHAFIVDAIARTVEQVEAQEELHRIAEKRWAKLLATGSFVPWDDAKKYLAARGRGEEPVKPPARKLEH